From a region of the Globicephala melas chromosome 19, mGloMel1.2, whole genome shotgun sequence genome:
- the HNRNPA1L3 gene encoding LOW QUALITY PROTEIN: heterogeneous nuclear ribonucleoprotein A1-like 3 (The sequence of the model RefSeq protein was modified relative to this genomic sequence to represent the inferred CDS: deleted 1 base in 1 codon), whose translation MSKSESPKEPEQLQKLFIGGLSFETTDDSLRSHCEQGGALTDCVVMRDPNTRCSRGFGVVTCATVEEVDAAMKARPHEVDGRVGEPKRAVSREDSQRPGAHLTVKKIFVGGIKEDTEEHHLRDYFEQYGKTEVTEVMTDRGSGKKRGSAFITFDDHDSVDKTVIQKYHTVNGHNCEVRKALPKQQMAGASSSQRGRSGSGNFGCGRGGGFGGNDTFGRGGNFSGRAGFGGSRSGDGYGGSGDGYNGFGNDGSHFGGGGSYDDFGSYNNQPSNIGPMKGGNFGGRSSGHYGGGGQYFAKPRNQGSYGGSSSSRSYGSGRF comes from the exons ATGTCTAAGTCAGAGTCTCCCAAAGAGCCCGAACAGCTGCAGAAGCTCTTCATCGGAGGTTTGAGCTTTGAAACAACCGATGACAGTCTGAGGAGCCATTGTGAGCAAGGGGGAGCGCTCACAGACTGTGTGGTAATGAGGGATCCAAACACCAGGTGCTCCAGAGGCTTTGGGGTTGTCACATGTGCCACTGTGGAGGAGGTGGATGCGGCCATGAAGGCAAGGCCACACGAGGTGGATGGAAGAGTTGGGGAACCAAAGAGGGCCGTCTCAAGAGAAGATTCTCAAAGACCTGGTGCCCACCTA actgtgaaaaagatttttgttggtggcattaaagaagacactgaagaacATCACCTAAGAGATTATTTTGAACAGTACGGGAAAACTGAAGTGACTGAAGTCATGACTGATCGAGGCAGTGGCAAAAAGAGAGGCTCTGCTTTCATAACCTTTGATGACCATGACTCTGTAGACAAGACTGTCATTCAGAAATACCACACTGTGAATGGCCACAACTGTGAAGTAAGGAAAGCCCTACCTAAGCAACAGATGGCTGGTGCTTCATCCAGCCAAAGAGGTCGAAGTGGTTCTGGAAACTTTGGTTGTGGTCGTGGAGGGGGTTTTGGTGGGAATGACACCTTTGGTCGTGGAGGAAACTTCAGTGGCCGAGCTGGCTTTGGTGGCAGCCGCAGTGGTGATGGAtatggtggcagtggggatggctaTAATGGGTTTGGTAACGATGGAAGCCACTTTGGAGGTGGTGGAAGCTACGATGATTTTGGCAGTTACAACAATCAACCTTCAAATATTGGGCCCATGAAAGGAGGAAACTTTGGAGGCAGAAGTTCTGGCCACTATGGTGGTGGAGGCCAATACTTTGCCAAACCACGAAACCAAGGTAGCTATGGTggttccagcagcagcaggagctaTGGCAGTGGCAGGTTTTAA